The segment TCGTGCCCCAAGCCTTGACAGGAACTCCCCTGTTTGGTAGTAGAGTCGCCGGGGCACGCATAACCCCAAACTCTGGGGACCGGAGACACCGCCTATGCGGGCTTCCCTAGAGAAAACCGGCGACGGAATGAGCACGAATACGAACAACCGCTTCCCGAACTCCCTAAGCAAGAGAAAGGAAGCCCAACAGGGAGAAGGAATTGAGCAGCGCCACCACCACTCTTCAACGGATTCACAACAGCACCACGCCGCCAGTCCGTTCGGTGGGGGATGCAGTTAGTTCTCACCAGTCTCGAAACCTGCATCCTGTCGCCCTTCACCAGTCTGCCGTCTCCCCGACCCTCGATTCCATCGCACAGAACCCGCAGTTGGCTCTGCTTCTATCACCCGAAGACGCCGCAGCCCTCTCCCTTTCCTGCGCCGCTGTGATGGCCGTCCTTCAACAGCGCAGCCTCGCTCCAATAACCCGACCGGCTGAAGATCGGTTCATCAGTGCCGAAGAAGTGGGGAAGATCATCAACAAGTCGAAGTCGTGGGTAGAGCATCACCACAATGACTTGCCACCACGTCGCAACCTTGCAGGGAACCCCGGTTGGCTGCTGTCGGAAGTGGAGGCTTTGGTAAAAAACGCTCCACGTTACGGACGAGCGGCCTAGCCTCTTTAGTATTTTTTTCACCACACCAACAACTACGAGGAGAAGGAATGGCAAAACGCAGAGCAAACAAAGTGCGACAGCGTGGAAATGTCTGGTACGTCCGTCCGATGATCGATGGGAAACGCATCGAACGCCGTACCGATGCGAAGACCCGCAAGGAAGCAATTGCGATCTGCAATGATCTGGAAGCCAGTGCTGCAAAAGGTGGGCTAACCGCAGAGAGCTTTACGATCAGAGTAAACGAACTGTACGATGCACTCTGCACTGACTACAGAGTAACAGGAAAACGAGTCTCTGATCTTGCGAAGCGCTGGAAGCACCTTGAGCCGGTCTTCGGCAGAGATCGAGCACGAGACGTTACCACTCCCCGCATTCGCAACTACATTGCCGCCCGTCTCGAAGAGAAAGCTGCCCCGGCAACCATCCAACTGGAACTGGCGTGCCTGCGCCGGATGATGCGGCTCGGCGTGCAAGACCGACGACTGTCCTATGTACCCAGCTTTCCCAAGATCACTGTCGAGAATGCCCGATCCGGGTTCATGGACCATGAGACGTTTCAGAAGCTCAAAGCGGAACTGCCGGAGCCTACCTCAACAATGGCTGTCCTCGGATTTGAGATTGGCTGGCGCTTTAGTGAAATCGCCGGTCTCAAGTGGAACCAGATCGATTTAGAGGAAGGCACCGTTCGCCTGAAGGCTGGCACCACGAAAAACAAGAAGGCTCGCCTGACCTACCTGACAGCCCCAGCGTTAGCGGCAATGAAGGCATGGCGTGAGCAGACGAAGACTTTTGAGAGAGAGAACAACCGAATCGTGCCCCACGTCTTCCATCGCTACGGCGAGCCGGTCAGGTCGATTTACACGGCGTGGAGATCGGCCTGCGAAAGGGTCGGACATCCCGACTTCCTGTTCCACGATCTTCGGCGTTGTGCGGCTCGCAACTACACCCGTGCAGGCGTTCAGGAGTCGGTGGCGATGAAGGCCATGGGGCACCTGACCCGACACATCTTTGACCGTTACAACATCTGTGCGGAAGCCGACCTCAAGGATGCCGCCAGCAAAGTCTCCCGACTCACCGATGGGGCAAATCTGGGGCAAGCTGCCGCTGCCACCCAGAAAACGGCGGATGAGAAAACCGTAACTAGCTGATTTTGATATGCCGGGAGAGAGATTCGAACTCTCACTCGTGTTACCACGAAGGGGATTTTAAGTCCCCAGTGTCTACCAGTTCCACCATCCCGGCCTGAGATGGTCGCTCGCTCCGCCTACAGATCATCCGCGGTGAGACCGGTGTGTTTGGCGATCCGGGCCAGCATCCGCGGGCCTATCTCTTCGCGATCATGAAAAGCGAAGATGAAGTCAGGATGTCCGGGTAAGCTCAGAACGCGATGTGAGCCGGACCGGCGCTTCTCTCGCCACCCCTTACGCAGCAAAGCCGCGAGGACTCGCCGAGCGTGCGTCGAGGGCCACGACTTCACGCCGCTTCGAAAACGACTGTGAGCAGATTCGGAGTCCCCTCGCCATGCTCGAGACGATCGGCAAGCACCCGGAGGGCGAGAGCCTGAACACGTGCGAGCGCGTCCTCGCGCGACACGGCGTAGGCCATCACCCCGGGCAATTCTGCGACCTCTCCGATCCAGCGCCCGTCAGCCTCTTGCTCGAGCTCGACGTGAAAGTTCATGTCGCGTCTCCTCTGGTCGCAGGGCTGTCGGCCCGCACGCCGGGACTTCCCTTCCCGGCTGATACATCCGTCAAGACCGCATCATCGTCAAACTACTGGTCAAAGCGTGCTGCGTGACGCGCTGCTCGTCCACGCGCCGTCACTCGACCTCGATCGTCATCCTGATCTCAACAGGAATATCGAACGGCAGCTCCGCCATCCCGACAGCCGCGCGAGTATGGCGACCCGCTTCTCCAAACACCTCGACGAGAAGATCCGAGCAACCGTCGATGACCTCGGGCGTCCGGTTGAATCCGGGGGCGCAGTTGACCATCCCGAACACCTCGACGATCTGCCGGACGCGATCGAGACTTCCGAGCTCGGCGCGAATGGTCGCAAGCATGGAGAGGCCGGTCGCTCGAGCCGCAGCCTTCGCTTCCGCGATGGAAAGCTCTTTGCCGACCTTTCCACGCACGACACCGCCCGGCGTCGTCGGCCCGTGACCGCCGACGAAAAGCAGCGCGCCGGCGCGCTTGCATCCGAGATAGTTCGCAACCGGCTGGAACACCGGAGGAAGCTCGATGCCGAGCTCGCGCAGACGCGCGTCGAAACCAGACGTCATCACCCGAGGTAATCACGCTCCCGCGCATCCGGCAATGTCGGCGAGCGTGCCGATCCATTCGACAATCTTTGACAGAGCGTCGTCGCAGGCGCACCGTTCGCGGTCTCGCGTGCCTGGGGGCCTGGGCGCGGCCAACTGGTCCCGTGGCACCGCAACCCTCAAAAACGGACTGACCGGTGCGCGCCTGGCTCTACGATTCGCTGATCGTCTCGATGACCGCCGATTGGTATCGGGCCGTCCTCGCGGCACTGCCCGAGCACGCTAACGTGCTGGACGTCGGGATCGGCACCGGAGCCGCGCTGCTCGCGCACGCCTCCCTTCTCGAGCAGAAGGATCTTCGCGTAGTCGGCGTCGATGTCGACGCCGACTACGTTCATCGCTGCATATCGGCCGTGAAAGCCGCAGGATTGTCCGGCAGGATCGAGCCTCGTCTCGAATCCGTTTACGATCATCGCGGCGGCCCGTATGACGCCGCCTATTTCAGCGGCAGTTTCATGCTGCTGCCCGACCCCGCGGCCGCGCTCCGGCACGTCGTCTCCCTGGTGCACGAGTCCGCACGCATCTACTTCACGCAGACGTTCGAGCACGAGCGTTCGCGCATGCTCGAGTTGATCAAACCGGTGCTGCGCCTGGTCACGACGATCGACTTCGGTCGCGTGACGTACGAGGCGGATTTTCAGCGCGTGTTGGCCGATGCGAACGTTGCCGTCGAGGAGCAGATCGTGCTGCAGCCGGGCCGGAAACGCTCTTCCGTGATGGTAGTGGCACGAGCGCATCGCGGGCGGGAACAGGTCAAGCACCCCACGTAGAGCGCAAATCAGAAGGCCAGGAAGACGCCGCGATTTAACGGGAACTACCGCACGGGATGCGCGGAGAAGAACTCCCAGATCCGCTGCGATGCCGGAAACGTCTCGCTCTGGTAGCCGAACGGGCAGTTGCCGATACCGGAGATCGCCGGCGGTTCTCCGCCGGGCCACTGGTGCCCGCCGCCGTCGATGATGCAGGCCTCGACCTCGTCGCCGGGCGCGCACTTCTCGTACGCTGTGCATATTGCATCGCCGTCGGGCGTCGCCGAGGTCGGCGTGTCCGAGCAGTCGTCGCGCTCGCGCCAGCGAGCCAACGTAACCGGGACCGACGGATGATAGATATCGCCGGTCGGACCGCAGCCGTTGCTTCCGTCGTACGGGGCGTGGGGATCGTCGGTGCCGTGAATCGTCAGCTCCGCCAGCGGACGCACAGGATTGCAGCTCGCCGTCATGTCGACGCCGGAGACCGTCGCGATCGCGCGCACGCGATTGCCGAGGTCGCAGCCGAGGCGATGCGACATGCTCGCGCCATTGGACATTCCCGTGGCATAGACGCGGCGCGCATCGACGCAGAGACGGGACTCGAGCTGATCGAGGATCGCAGCGACAAAGCCGACATCGTCGATGTTCTGGTCGAACGCGATCCCGCAGCAGGTGCCGGCGTTCCAGGCGCGCACACCGCCTGCGCCCGGATATCCATCCGGCGAGACGACGATGAACCCGCCGGCCGCAGCGACGTCGAGCATGTGCGAAGAGCTTTCGATCTGCGCGCCGGAGCCGAAGCCGCCGTGCATCAGGAAGACCACCGGCGTGGCGGCCGCAGCATCGTAATTCGGCGGCAGATAGATGCGGAACGTGCGCGTGAGCCCGTCGTGCACGAGCTGATCGGCGGTCGATACACCTGGTGCGTACGGCGAAGGATCGAGGCTGCAGCCGCTGCTCGGCAATACAGGAACGTGCGTAGTCGCATCGAACGCGGCCTTGGCCGACGCTCGTGCAGCCGAATTGGATGTGAACGATGCGAGCGGCACCGCGCTCTCGAAGCAGATCGCACTGTCGTCGCGCAGCAACTGCACGGTAACCTGGCCCGCAACGGGAAGCGGCGCGCCGGTCGCGAACGTTCCACTCACACGCACGCGCGTGCGGTTGCTGCTGCTGCCGAGCAGGTCGATGGAGCGCACCGGCGTCGTATCGCTGCGATAGCGCAGTCCGGTTGCGCCGCTGTCGGACCAGCACGACGCTCCGTCGCAACTCGCCGCTGCCAGGACGTCAGCGGCAAGAATGAGGGTGGACGCCTCCCAGGCGCACACGGAGAACGAAGTGGAAGCGCGCGGATCGCCGAAATCGATCTTGTTCGTCGAAGGTCCCCGCGCAGCCTTCCAGCGGAAGCTCCCCGAGCCGGCGTCGATCGAGAGGCGGCTCTGCGCAAGGTCGCGGCAAAGCGGTCGCGGCGAAGTTGGACAGGCGGCCCGCGCGGGTGCAGCGCCGAGCAGCAACACCGGCAACAAGCTCGCCCAGATGCTGCGGGATGCTCTGATGCTGATCCGCCGCATTTTCATCGGTATCCCACGAAAGGGGCACAGACCATAGCATGTTTTTTCCCTCGTCGGGTGGGGCCTCTGCGGCGAAAATGCCGGTCTGGGCGCCGTAAACGCCGTTGATTGCAGCAAGAAAGCCTTCATCTCCTGCGCGAGGCCGTTCCTGCGTTGACGCCCGCGCTTTCCCGTCCCAGCCTCCAACGATGTGCATTGGGCAGTCTCGCCCCGTGCCCCATTGCGCGGACCCGACGGGCTTTCGATCCGCAGCCGGATACGGCGACGACCGGGCCAAACGGTGAGGATCAATCCGCAGCCCGAAGGGCGAGGATCAATCCGCAGCCCGAAGGGCGAGGATCAAACAGGAAGGAGACAGCACCATGACCGACAAACCAAGTACGATCACCGAGTTCATCGACGTGAACGTCCCGGTGCGGACGGCTTACAACCAGTGGACCCAGTTCGAAGAGTTTCCGAAGTTCATGCAGGGAGTCGAGGAGGTCGAGCAGATCGACGACGAGACGCTTCACTGGCGCGCCGAGATGGGCGGCAAGACCAAGGAGTGGGACGCGCGCATCACCGAGCAGATTCCCGACAAGCGCATCGCATGGACGAGCACGAGCGGAGCACCCAACGGCGGGTGCGTCACGTTTCATCGCCTCTCCGACGGCGAGTGCCGCGTCACGCTCCAGATGGACTACGATCCGGAGGGGATCGTCGAGAACGTCGGCGATACGATCGGCGTCGTGCAATGGAACGTCCAGGAGAACCTGAAGCGCTTCAAGGAGTTCATCGAGCAGCAGGGCGAAGAGACTGGCGGCTTCCGCGGGAGCGTCCGCTCGCCCGACGAAGAATCGGCGTCGCGTCGGGGCTCGCACAGGCACTGACGGCGAGGATCCATACCCGCGGGCAACCCGGGTCTGCCGGCCAGACTTCCCGGGAAACCCCGGGGCGCTGCATTGCCGCTGCACTCGCAAATTCCGCGCACAGGGGCGGGCGCTGTTGTGTGCCCGATCCATCACGGATATCGAGGGGTTGCGTCGAGGGGAGACGGCGCCGCCCCGGGCGGCGACCGGTTGGGGTGGGAAGTCGAACGGTCCCCGAACACGGGGCTGGCACGATGTTCCCGGCCCCGGACCGATCAGGCGGGCCCGGCAAGGAGGGTTGCCATGGCTGCAGCCACTGCGGTCAACCTGGTTTTCGACGACTCGGCGCGCGAGCGCATCGCGGCCATTCCCGCACGTCTTCGCAAAACCTTTCGCAGCGGCCGCACGCGTCCCCTTTCCTGGCGCCTCGAGCAGCTTCGCGCCGTCGAAAAGCTGCTGCGCGAAAACACCGCTGCTCTCGAGAAGGCGCTTGCGGCCGACCTCGGCAAGCCCGCGCTCGAAGCGATGGCCGCCGACATCGGGATGCCGCTCGGCGAAGCGGCGATCGCGATCAAGAATCTTGCCGCGTGGACCAAGCCCCAGCGCGTTGCGCAGCCCGCCGTGCAGAGGCCGGGGCGCTCGTGGATCCAGTACGATCCCCTCGGCGTCGTGCTGATCATCGCGCCGTGGAACTATCCGGTGCAGCTCACGTTCAATCCCCTCGTCGCAGCGATCGCCGCGGGAAACTGCGCGGTGATCAAACCGTCGGAGCTTACGCCGCAGACTTCTCACCTTACCGCAGAGCTGGTCGCCAAGTATCTCGACAACGACTGCATCGCGGTAGTCGAAGGCGCCGTCGATGAGACGACGACGCTGCTCGAGCAGCAGTTCGATCATATCCTCTACACCGGCAACGGCCGCGTCGCGCGCGTCGTGATGGAAGCGGCGGCGAAGTTCCTGACTCCGGTCACGCTGGAGCTCGGCGGCAAGAGCCCCTGCATCGTGATGCCGGATGCGAACCTCGACGTCGCGGCGCACCGCATCGCGTGGGGCAAATGGACCAACGCGGGCCAGACCTGCACAGCGCCCGACTACGTGCTCGTGCACGAGAGCATCGAAAAAACCCTTGTCGAGAAGCTTCGCGGCGTGATCCGCGAGTTCTACGGCGACGATCCGCGCACGTCGAAGGATTACCCGCGCATCGTCAACGACCGCCACGTCGACCGGCTTGCCGGCCTGCTCGAAGACAGCGTCGAAGTCGTCGCCGGGGGGCAGTACGACCGCAGCGAGCGCTATTTCGCACCGACCATCGTCACCGAGATTCGTCCTTCGTCCAAGGCGATGCAGGACGAGATCTTCGGGCCGGTGCTGCCGATCATGCGCGTGTCGGGAATCGACGAAGCGATCCGCTACGTCAACGACCATGACAAGCCTCTTGCACTCTATGTGTTCACGGCCGACCGCACGGTTTCCGACCGCGTGCTGGCCGAGACCAGTTCCGGGGGAGCCTGCATCAACGCGACGCTCTGGCACGTCGCCAATCCGAACCTTCCCTTCGGCGGCGTGGGGCCGAGCGGGATGGGCAGCTATCACGGGCGTTGGGGCTTCGAGGCGCTGAGCCACCGCAAGGCAGTGACCGACAAGCCGACGTCGCTCGATGCGAAAGTCGCCTATCCTCCGTACACGCGGATCAAGGAATGGCTGATCCGCAAGTTCATGTAGGCGCGTTCTGGTGAAAAGAGTGTTTTCGATTCGGGCGAGCTGCGTCGTTGCAGCGCTCGCGGTGGCCACGTGCAGCGTTTCGACTGCCTCCATGTCGTGGGCAGAGGGCGCCGCGGCGCCTTCTGTCACAGAGACGCCTGCCGCCGCCGCGCCGCCTTCGGCTGCGACGGCGCCTGCGGCCGGCGCGGTCTCCGACACGGCTGCAGCCGGTGCGGCGTCTGCTGCGCCCGGCACCGATCTTCCGGCAGAGCCTGTCGCGGGCCACGCCCGCGAAATCGCGCCGGCGCCCGCGGCTGCTCGCGTCGACGATGCCCGCGTTCGCGCAGCCGACCTCGAGCCGGGCCAGTGGCTGGCCCACGGCCGCACATTTTCGGAGCAGCGTTTCAGCCCGCTGAAACAGATCGACAACAGCAACGTCGAGCGGCTCGGTCTTGCGTGGGCCTGGGAGCCGGGAACGACCCGCGGCATGGAGTCGACACCGCTCGTGATCGACGGCGTGATGTATGCGACCGGCGAGTGGAGCCGCGTGTACGCGCTCGATGCGAAGACCGGCACGCCGCTCTGGACCTACGATCCGCACGTGGACGGTTCCAAGGGCCGCGACGGTTGCTGCGACGTCGTCAACCGCGGCGTCGCCGCGTGGAACGGCCGCCTCTACCTCGGCGCCTTCGACGGCCGCCTCATCTGCCTCGACGCCGCCACCGGAAAACAGATCTGGGAAGTGCAGACCACCGATGTCACTCGTGCCTACACGATCACCGGCGCCCCTCGCATCGTCAAAGGCAAGGTCGTGATCGGCAACGGCGGCGCCGAGTTCGGCGTGCGCGGCTACTTCAGCGCCTACGACGCGAACGACGGCAAGCTGCTGTGGCGCTTCTATACGGTGCCGGCCAGTCGCAACGGCCCCTTCGAGCATCCCGAGCTCGCGATTGCCGCGAAGACCTGGTCGCACGACTCGGCGTGGGAATCCGGCCTCGGCGGCACCGTGTGGGATTCGATGGCCTACGATCCCGACCTCGACCTGCTCTACGTCGGCGTCGGCAATGCGTCGGTCTACAACCGCGCCGAACGCAGCCCCGGCGGCGGCGACAATCTTTTCCTTTCGTCGATCCTCGCGATCGATCCCGATGACGGGCACATGGCCTGGTATTACCAGACGACGCCCGGCGACCAGTGGGATTTCACGGCCACGCAGCACATCATCCTGGCCGACCTCATGCTGCCGCCGGCAAACAATCCGGGCGGCAGGAGCGAGCTTCGCCACGTCCTGCTGCAGGCGCCGAAAAACGGCTTCTTCTATGTGCTCGACCGAAAGTCCGGCGAGCTGCTTTCGGCCAAGCCTTACGTCGACGTCTCGTGGGCCACCGAAGTAGACATGAGGACGGGGCGTCCCGTCGAAAGAAGCGAAGCGAACTGGGACGACAAGACCGCGCGAGTGACGCCGGGAATTCCGGGCGGCCACAACTGGCACCCGATGGCCTTCAGTCCGCAGACCGGACTGGTTTACATTCCCACGTTCGAGTCCGTCTACGAGTTCAACCCGACGCCCGGCTACAAATGGAAGCCCGGCCAGATGAACACGTCGGAGGACTGGGACAAGACCGCCTCGCACATGGAAGGATTCGAGGCCCTGGCCAAGGAGAACGTTCGCACGCATCTCACCGCGTGGGATCCGATCGGCGCGCGGCAGGCGTGGCGCGTCGACCTCGGCCAGGGAATTCCCGCCGGTGTGCTCGCCACCGGCGGCAACCTCGTGTTCCAGGGCACGACGTGGGGACAGCTCAAGGCCTACGCCGCCGACAGTGGCGACGAATTGTGGTCGGGTGATACCGGCACCGGGATCATTGCGCCGCCGATCAGCTACGAGGTCGACGGCGAACAGTACGTTGCGGTCGTCGCCGGTCTCGGCGGCTCGCAGGGCGGTCACTACATCCGCTTCGCCAATTCGAACCCGGGCCGCATCCTCGCGTACAAGCTCGACGCCCACGGCGAGCTGCCCCGCATGCCGCCACGGGACCGGCGTCCCGGCATGGGCGGCAAGGACGTCGAGGCTCCAGTGCTCGAGACGTCGGAGGCGACGCTGCAACGGGGACGGGCGCTGTACGCCGTGCACTGCACCCGCTGTCACGGCCTGGGAGCCCAATCGAGCGGTCTCTATCCGGATCTTCGCCAGGCCTCGGGCGATGTCTATGCGTCGTGGAAGGCCATCGTGATCGGCGGCGCGTTGTCGTCGCGAGGAATGGCGTCCTTTGCCGACGTGCTCTCGCCGGAGGACGCCGAGGCGATCCGCGACTACGTGGCCGACCGTGCCCACCACCGGCCGACGTGGACCGAGTGGCTCGCCGAGCTGGCCGCCGGCTACGCCCACATCCCTGCCCGCTGGCTCGCGAACTGATCGGGAGGCCGTCCTCGGCGCCCGTGGCAACCATTCGGGGCACAAGCCTGAGAGCTCGAGGGCCCGACGATTCCGGCTCTGCTACCAAGCTGCGAGTGTTGGAGGGAAATGGAGGCGGCGAGCGGATTCGAACCGCTGAGTCGAGGTTTTGCAGACCTCTCCCTTAACCACTTGGGTACGCCGCCGAAGTCGCCGACTATGTCAGTGCGCGTTCGGCTTCTCAAGCGTCGCCGGACGCTCGCGCAGCACGCTGGAGCGACGGAACCCGGCGATTTCCCGGCAGTTGTTCGTTGTCACGCTGCGGCGTCGCTCGCTTGAGGCGATGGCGAAATCGGCTATGCTCCGCAGGATTTATTTCGGCCGCCGGCTCGCCTGAAGCGAGCCGAACGGCGGCCTCAAGGAGCAAGCAGTTGCACAAGATCGCGGTCCTGGGCGGGGA is part of the Candidatus Binatia bacterium genome and harbors:
- a CDS encoding PQQ-dependent dehydrogenase, methanol/ethanol family; protein product: MKRVFSIRASCVVAALAVATCSVSTASMSWAEGAAAPSVTETPAAAAPPSAATAPAAGAVSDTAAAGAASAAPGTDLPAEPVAGHAREIAPAPAAARVDDARVRAADLEPGQWLAHGRTFSEQRFSPLKQIDNSNVERLGLAWAWEPGTTRGMESTPLVIDGVMYATGEWSRVYALDAKTGTPLWTYDPHVDGSKGRDGCCDVVNRGVAAWNGRLYLGAFDGRLICLDAATGKQIWEVQTTDVTRAYTITGAPRIVKGKVVIGNGGAEFGVRGYFSAYDANDGKLLWRFYTVPASRNGPFEHPELAIAAKTWSHDSAWESGLGGTVWDSMAYDPDLDLLYVGVGNASVYNRAERSPGGGDNLFLSSILAIDPDDGHMAWYYQTTPGDQWDFTATQHIILADLMLPPANNPGGRSELRHVLLQAPKNGFFYVLDRKSGELLSAKPYVDVSWATEVDMRTGRPVERSEANWDDKTARVTPGIPGGHNWHPMAFSPQTGLVYIPTFESVYEFNPTPGYKWKPGQMNTSEDWDKTASHMEGFEALAKENVRTHLTAWDPIGARQAWRVDLGQGIPAGVLATGGNLVFQGTTWGQLKAYAADSGDELWSGDTGTGIIAPPISYEVDGEQYVAVVAGLGGSQGGHYIRFANSNPGRILAYKLDAHGELPRMPPRDRRPGMGGKDVEAPVLETSEATLQRGRALYAVHCTRCHGLGAQSSGLYPDLRQASGDVYASWKAIVIGGALSSRGMASFADVLSPEDAEAIRDYVADRAHHRPTWTEWLAELAAGYAHIPARWLAN
- a CDS encoding aldehyde dehydrogenase family protein encodes the protein MAAATAVNLVFDDSARERIAAIPARLRKTFRSGRTRPLSWRLEQLRAVEKLLRENTAALEKALAADLGKPALEAMAADIGMPLGEAAIAIKNLAAWTKPQRVAQPAVQRPGRSWIQYDPLGVVLIIAPWNYPVQLTFNPLVAAIAAGNCAVIKPSELTPQTSHLTAELVAKYLDNDCIAVVEGAVDETTTLLEQQFDHILYTGNGRVARVVMEAAAKFLTPVTLELGGKSPCIVMPDANLDVAAHRIAWGKWTNAGQTCTAPDYVLVHESIEKTLVEKLRGVIREFYGDDPRTSKDYPRIVNDRHVDRLAGLLEDSVEVVAGGQYDRSERYFAPTIVTEIRPSSKAMQDEIFGPVLPIMRVSGIDEAIRYVNDHDKPLALYVFTADRTVSDRVLAETSSGGACINATLWHVANPNLPFGGVGPSGMGSYHGRWGFEALSHRKAVTDKPTSLDAKVAYPPYTRIKEWLIRKFM
- a CDS encoding RidA family protein encodes the protein MTSGFDARLRELGIELPPVFQPVANYLGCKRAGALLFVGGHGPTTPGGVVRGKVGKELSIAEAKAAARATGLSMLATIRAELGSLDRVRQIVEVFGMVNCAPGFNRTPEVIDGCSDLLVEVFGEAGRHTRAAVGMAELPFDIPVEIRMTIEVE
- a CDS encoding type II toxin-antitoxin system HicB family antitoxin; its protein translation is MNFHVELEQEADGRWIGEVAELPGVMAYAVSREDALARVQALALRVLADRLEHGEGTPNLLTVVFEAA
- a CDS encoding SRPBCC family protein, whose translation is MTDKPSTITEFIDVNVPVRTAYNQWTQFEEFPKFMQGVEEVEQIDDETLHWRAEMGGKTKEWDARITEQIPDKRIAWTSTSGAPNGGCVTFHRLSDGECRVTLQMDYDPEGIVENVGDTIGVVQWNVQENLKRFKEFIEQQGEETGGFRGSVRSPDEESASRRGSHRH
- a CDS encoding type II toxin-antitoxin system HicA family toxin, which produces MKSWPSTHARRVLAALLRKGWREKRRSGSHRVLSLPGHPDFIFAFHDREEIGPRMLARIAKHTGLTADDL
- a CDS encoding PHB depolymerase family esterase → MLLLGAAPARAACPTSPRPLCRDLAQSRLSIDAGSGSFRWKAARGPSTNKIDFGDPRASTSFSVCAWEASTLILAADVLAAASCDGASCWSDSGATGLRYRSDTTPVRSIDLLGSSSNRTRVRVSGTFATGAPLPVAGQVTVQLLRDDSAICFESAVPLASFTSNSAARASAKAAFDATTHVPVLPSSGCSLDPSPYAPGVSTADQLVHDGLTRTFRIYLPPNYDAAAATPVVFLMHGGFGSGAQIESSSHMLDVAAAGGFIVVSPDGYPGAGGVRAWNAGTCCGIAFDQNIDDVGFVAAILDQLESRLCVDARRVYATGMSNGASMSHRLGCDLGNRVRAIATVSGVDMTASCNPVRPLAELTIHGTDDPHAPYDGSNGCGPTGDIYHPSVPVTLARWRERDDCSDTPTSATPDGDAICTAYEKCAPGDEVEACIIDGGGHQWPGGEPPAISGIGNCPFGYQSETFPASQRIWEFFSAHPVR
- a CDS encoding site-specific integrase, translating into MAKRRANKVRQRGNVWYVRPMIDGKRIERRTDAKTRKEAIAICNDLEASAAKGGLTAESFTIRVNELYDALCTDYRVTGKRVSDLAKRWKHLEPVFGRDRARDVTTPRIRNYIAARLEEKAAPATIQLELACLRRMMRLGVQDRRLSYVPSFPKITVENARSGFMDHETFQKLKAELPEPTSTMAVLGFEIGWRFSEIAGLKWNQIDLEEGTVRLKAGTTKNKKARLTYLTAPALAAMKAWREQTKTFERENNRIVPHVFHRYGEPVRSIYTAWRSACERVGHPDFLFHDLRRCAARNYTRAGVQESVAMKAMGHLTRHIFDRYNICAEADLKDAASKVSRLTDGANLGQAAAATQKTADEKTVTS
- a CDS encoding class I SAM-dependent methyltransferase, which produces MRAWLYDSLIVSMTADWYRAVLAALPEHANVLDVGIGTGAALLAHASLLEQKDLRVVGVDVDADYVHRCISAVKAAGLSGRIEPRLESVYDHRGGPYDAAYFSGSFMLLPDPAAALRHVVSLVHESARIYFTQTFEHERSRMLELIKPVLRLVTTIDFGRVTYEADFQRVLADANVAVEEQIVLQPGRKRSSVMVVARAHRGREQVKHPT